The Paraburkholderia sp. ZP32-5 genome includes a window with the following:
- a CDS encoding acyl-CoA dehydrogenase family protein, translating to MNLDYSPAEEAFRADIRVWLEANLPRELSDKVLDHKRLSREDFASWHRLLGTRGWSAVAWPREYGGPGWDATQRHIWEEECARIGAPSVLPFGVSMVAPVLMKYGNEAQKRHYLPRILDGTDWWCQGYSEPGSGSDLASLRTRAERVGDHYVVNGQKTWTTLGQHADMMFCLVRTDSDAKKQQGISFLLIDMKTPGITVRPIITLDEDHEVNEVFFEDVKVPLENLVGEENRGWTYAKYLLGHERTGIARVGASKRELVFLKRLALNQKKNGKPLLQDPVFAAKVANLEIELMALEVTVQRVVANEAGGRGPGPEASMLKIKGTEVQQGLTELMFEAIGPLAAPFDVPFLEGERAHSLGGDDDAAPLAAYYFNFRKTSIYGGSNEIQKNIIAQMILGL from the coding sequence ATGAATCTGGACTATTCCCCCGCCGAAGAGGCATTCCGCGCCGACATCCGCGTCTGGCTCGAAGCAAATCTACCTCGCGAGCTGAGCGACAAAGTACTCGATCACAAACGTCTTTCCCGCGAAGATTTCGCGAGCTGGCACCGGCTGCTCGGTACGCGCGGTTGGTCGGCGGTTGCGTGGCCGCGCGAATACGGCGGTCCAGGCTGGGATGCGACGCAGCGTCATATCTGGGAAGAGGAGTGCGCGCGTATCGGCGCGCCGTCCGTGCTGCCTTTCGGTGTGTCGATGGTCGCGCCTGTGTTGATGAAGTACGGCAACGAGGCGCAGAAGCGTCACTATTTACCGCGCATTCTCGATGGCACAGACTGGTGGTGCCAAGGCTATTCGGAGCCGGGCTCGGGCTCCGATCTCGCATCGCTGCGCACTCGCGCCGAACGTGTCGGCGACCATTACGTGGTCAATGGCCAGAAGACCTGGACCACGCTCGGCCAGCATGCAGACATGATGTTCTGCCTCGTGCGCACCGACAGCGACGCCAAGAAACAGCAAGGCATCTCCTTCCTGCTGATCGACATGAAAACGCCGGGCATTACCGTGCGGCCCATCATCACGCTTGACGAAGATCACGAAGTCAACGAAGTGTTTTTCGAGGACGTGAAAGTGCCGCTCGAGAATTTGGTCGGCGAAGAAAATCGCGGCTGGACATACGCGAAGTATCTGCTCGGACACGAGCGCACCGGTATTGCGAGAGTCGGCGCGTCGAAGCGCGAACTCGTATTCCTCAAGCGTCTGGCGCTGAATCAGAAAAAGAACGGCAAGCCGTTACTGCAGGATCCGGTGTTTGCCGCGAAGGTCGCGAATCTCGAGATCGAGCTAATGGCGCTCGAAGTCACCGTGCAGCGCGTCGTCGCTAACGAGGCGGGCGGACGCGGGCCGGGGCCGGAAGCCTCGATGCTGAAAATCAAGGGCACCGAAGTGCAGCAGGGGTTGACCGAGCTGATGTTCGAAGCGATCGGACCGCTTGCCGCGCCCTTCGACGTGCCGTTCCTCGAAGGAGAGCGGGCGCATAGCCTCGGCGGTGACGACGATGCCGCGCCGCTTGCCGCGTACTACTTCAACTTCCGCAAGACATCGATCTACGGCGGCTCGAACGAAATTCAAAAGAACATCATCGCGCAGATGATTCTCGGACTTTGA
- a CDS encoding acyl-CoA dehydrogenase family protein produces MDFIFNEEQQQLVDALRRYLDKTYGFEARQQIVRSEAGVSDAHWAAFAELGLTALPVPEAQGGFNGGPIDMLVVMQELGRALVVEPYWATAVGVEALRVAGTGDGDDAALLERTAQGECKLAMAFHEPHARYDLFDIATTASGQGGQHTLSGTKSVVQHGAQADHWIVPARLNGEIALFVVARGAAGVELTEYRTIDGQRAATLEFSGTPARRLGGKHAGAAALEQIADYGTLLLCAEAIGALDALNLATVDYTKTREQFGQPIARFQALQHRMVDMLIHTEQARSITYLAAMRYPNENVDERRRAISAAKVRVGQAARFVGQQAVQLHGGMGVTNEVAAAHLFKRLAIIETTLGDVDHHLARFAALPGFALAEA; encoded by the coding sequence ATGGATTTCATTTTCAACGAAGAGCAACAGCAATTAGTCGACGCGTTGCGTCGCTATCTCGACAAGACCTATGGCTTCGAGGCGCGCCAGCAGATCGTGCGCTCGGAAGCGGGTGTATCGGATGCGCATTGGGCCGCGTTTGCCGAGTTGGGTTTGACTGCGTTGCCGGTGCCCGAAGCACAAGGTGGTTTCAACGGCGGCCCGATCGACATGCTGGTGGTCATGCAGGAACTCGGCCGCGCGCTGGTCGTCGAGCCGTATTGGGCGACCGCGGTCGGCGTCGAGGCGCTGCGTGTTGCCGGCACCGGTGACGGCGATGATGCCGCGCTGCTCGAACGAACTGCGCAAGGCGAGTGCAAACTGGCCATGGCCTTTCATGAGCCGCATGCACGTTACGACCTGTTCGATATCGCGACGACCGCGAGCGGGCAGGGCGGCCAACACACGCTAAGCGGCACGAAGTCGGTCGTGCAACACGGCGCGCAGGCGGATCACTGGATCGTGCCGGCCCGTCTGAATGGCGAGATCGCGCTCTTCGTCGTCGCGCGCGGCGCGGCTGGCGTCGAGCTGACCGAATACCGCACGATCGACGGTCAGCGCGCCGCGACGCTCGAATTCAGCGGTACGCCCGCGCGCCGGCTTGGCGGCAAACATGCGGGTGCCGCGGCGCTCGAGCAGATCGCCGACTACGGCACGCTGTTGCTGTGCGCGGAGGCGATCGGTGCGCTCGATGCGCTGAACCTCGCCACCGTTGACTACACGAAAACGCGTGAGCAGTTCGGTCAGCCGATCGCCCGCTTCCAGGCGCTGCAGCATCGGATGGTCGACATGCTGATCCACACCGAACAGGCTCGCTCCATCACCTATCTGGCCGCGATGCGCTACCCGAACGAAAACGTCGACGAGCGCCGCCGTGCGATCTCCGCGGCAAAGGTGCGCGTTGGTCAGGCCGCGCGCTTCGTCGGTCAGCAGGCGGTGCAACTGCATGGCGGCATGGGCGTCACGAACGAGGTGGCGGCCGCGCATCTGTTCAAGCGCCTGGCCATCATCGAGACCACGCTGGGCGATGTCGATCATCATCTCGCGCGTTTTGCCGCGCTGCCGGGCTTTGCGCTCGCCGAAGCCTGA
- a CDS encoding MaoC family dehydratase, producing the protein MGISFEDMEVGSSQQVGKHTFTREEIVEFAQKFDPQLFHLDEAAAAESPFRGLVASGWHTCSVMMGMLVRNLLADSTSMGSPGIDEIRWLKPVRVGDTITMMNIIVDKRVSESKPDRGIVSTRWEGINQHGETVITVSSKGIFGLRNPRAS; encoded by the coding sequence ATGGGAATCAGTTTCGAGGACATGGAAGTCGGCTCGAGCCAGCAAGTCGGCAAGCACACGTTCACGCGCGAGGAGATCGTGGAGTTCGCGCAGAAGTTCGATCCGCAGCTGTTTCACCTTGATGAAGCCGCTGCGGCCGAATCGCCGTTCCGCGGGCTGGTGGCGAGCGGCTGGCACACCTGCTCGGTGATGATGGGCATGCTCGTGCGCAACCTGCTGGCGGATTCGACATCGATGGGCTCGCCCGGTATCGACGAGATCCGCTGGCTGAAGCCGGTGCGCGTCGGCGACACGATCACGATGATGAACATCATCGTCGACAAGCGCGTGTCGGAGAGCAAGCCTGATCGCGGCATCGTGTCGACCCGCTGGGAAGGCATCAATCAACACGGCGAAACGGTAATCACAGTGAGCTCGAAGGGCATCTTCGGTTTGCGCAATCCGAGGGCTTCGTGA
- a CDS encoding MaoC family dehydratase produces MTAISAQVASFGDATALRTLIGAEALVSEWLTVDQEKVNRFAEATDDHQWIHVDPERARRESPFGGAIAHGFLTLSLIPGLLARTIAFKQRMGVNYGLNRVRFMSPVLVGSSLRAKFAVESVTDVDSGGVQVVWNVTVERQGSERPVCVAEFITRHYF; encoded by the coding sequence ATGACGGCGATCTCGGCGCAGGTGGCGAGTTTTGGTGATGCGACGGCATTGCGGACGTTGATCGGTGCGGAGGCACTCGTCAGCGAGTGGCTCACGGTCGATCAGGAGAAGGTCAACCGCTTTGCCGAGGCAACGGACGATCATCAATGGATTCATGTCGACCCGGAGCGGGCCCGTCGCGAATCGCCGTTCGGTGGGGCGATTGCGCATGGCTTTCTGACGTTGTCACTGATTCCGGGTTTGCTCGCCAGGACAATCGCGTTCAAGCAGCGCATGGGCGTCAACTATGGTTTGAATCGTGTGCGTTTCATGTCGCCGGTGCTGGTGGGTTCGTCGCTGCGCGCGAAATTCGCGGTGGAATCCGTGACCGACGTGGATAGCGGCGGCGTGCAGGTCGTGTGGAATGTGACCGTCGAGCGGCAGGGCAGCGAGCGGCCGGTGTGTGTCGCGGAGTTCATCACGCGGCATTACTTTTAG
- a CDS encoding acyl-CoA dehydrogenase family protein — MNFDYTPKVQALREKLLAFFDEHIYPNEQTFYAEIARNRQNCNAWLPTELIEQLKQKAREAGLWNLFLPQSERGAGLTNLEYAPLCEIMGRVPWAPEVFNCNAPDTGNMETIERYGSEENKRAWLEPLLQGQIRSAFLMTEPEVASSDATNIQTSIVRDGDHYVINGHKWWSSGAGDPRCKIYIVMGKTDPEAPRHQQQSMILVPADATGITVHRPLTVFGYDDAPHGHMEITLNNVRVPATNMLLGEGRGFEIAQGRLGPGRIHHCMRLIGLAERALELMAKRSLQRVAFGKPVAAQGVTQERLAEARCMIEQARLLTLKTAYMMDTVGNKGARGEIAMIKVVAPNMACQVIDWAIQAHGGGGVSDDFPLAYAYASARTLRFADGPDEVHRNAIAKLELARHMDAVPASSAA, encoded by the coding sequence ATGAATTTCGATTACACCCCGAAGGTCCAGGCATTGCGCGAGAAACTGCTCGCCTTCTTCGACGAGCACATTTATCCGAACGAGCAGACGTTCTATGCGGAAATTGCGCGCAACCGGCAGAACTGTAATGCGTGGCTACCGACTGAGCTGATCGAGCAACTGAAACAGAAAGCGCGCGAGGCTGGTCTGTGGAATCTGTTCCTGCCGCAATCGGAGCGCGGCGCCGGGCTGACGAATCTCGAATACGCGCCGCTGTGCGAAATCATGGGCCGCGTGCCTTGGGCGCCGGAAGTGTTCAACTGCAACGCGCCCGACACCGGCAACATGGAAACGATCGAGCGTTACGGCAGCGAAGAGAACAAACGCGCATGGCTCGAACCGTTGCTGCAGGGGCAGATCCGTTCGGCGTTCCTGATGACGGAGCCGGAAGTGGCATCATCGGACGCGACCAATATCCAGACCAGTATCGTGCGCGATGGCGACCACTACGTGATCAACGGCCACAAATGGTGGTCCTCGGGTGCCGGCGATCCGCGCTGCAAGATCTATATCGTGATGGGCAAGACCGATCCCGAAGCGCCGCGCCATCAGCAGCAGTCGATGATTCTGGTTCCCGCCGACGCGACCGGCATCACCGTGCACCGCCCGCTCACCGTGTTCGGTTACGACGACGCGCCGCACGGCCATATGGAAATCACGCTGAACAACGTGCGCGTACCCGCCACCAATATGCTGCTCGGCGAAGGCCGTGGCTTCGAGATCGCGCAAGGCCGTCTCGGACCGGGCCGCATCCATCACTGCATGCGACTTATCGGTCTCGCGGAACGCGCGCTCGAACTGATGGCGAAGCGCTCACTGCAACGCGTCGCATTCGGCAAGCCGGTCGCCGCGCAAGGCGTCACGCAGGAACGCCTCGCCGAGGCACGCTGCATGATCGAGCAGGCGCGCCTGCTCACGCTGAAGACCGCGTACATGATGGACACCGTCGGCAACAAGGGCGCGCGCGGCGAGATCGCGATGATCAAGGTGGTTGCGCCGAACATGGCGTGTCAGGTGATCGACTGGGCGATTCAGGCGCACGGCGGTGGCGGCGTCAGCGACGACTTTCCGCTCGCGTATGCGTACGCGTCCGCGCGTACGCTGCGTTTCGCCGACGGCCCCGACGAAGTGCATCGCAATGCGATCGCCAAGCTCGAACTTGCGCGTCACATGGATGCGGTCCCGGCGAGCAGTGCTGCCTGA
- a CDS encoding phosphotransferase, which produces MTQATQTGDPVRKQDYSAFEGTRPVTDRHRFDTDALAAWLTGHVDGFAGPLTLEQFAGGQSNPTFKLITPSRSYVMRAKPGPAAKLLPSAHAIEREYRVMRGLAGTAVPVAQMLALCEDESVIGRAFYVMEFVEGRVLWDQSLPGMTPTERAAIYDEMNRVIAALHSVDVQAIGLADYGKPGNYFARQIGRWSKQYVASETEPIDAMHRLIDWLPQHMPADTSERVSVVHGDYRLDNLIFVRDEPRVLAVLDWELSTLGDPLADFAYHCMAWHVDPAQFRGIAGLDWAALGIPDEAQYVERYCKRTGFEIRGDWNFYLAYNMFRIAAILQGIMKRVVDGTASSAQALDAGRRAKPMAELAWRYAQKVR; this is translated from the coding sequence ATGACGCAGGCCACGCAGACCGGCGACCCGGTACGCAAACAGGACTACTCGGCCTTCGAAGGCACGCGCCCGGTCACCGACCGGCATCGCTTCGACACCGACGCGCTCGCCGCGTGGCTGACCGGGCACGTCGACGGATTCGCGGGGCCGCTCACGCTTGAGCAATTCGCGGGCGGCCAGTCCAATCCGACCTTCAAACTGATCACGCCATCGCGTTCGTACGTGATGCGCGCGAAACCCGGACCCGCCGCGAAGTTGTTGCCATCCGCGCATGCGATCGAACGCGAATATCGCGTGATGCGCGGGCTCGCCGGCACCGCCGTGCCGGTCGCGCAAATGCTCGCGCTGTGCGAAGACGAGAGCGTGATCGGCCGTGCGTTCTACGTGATGGAGTTCGTCGAGGGCCGGGTGCTGTGGGACCAGTCGCTGCCCGGCATGACGCCCACCGAACGCGCGGCAATCTACGATGAAATGAACCGCGTGATCGCGGCCTTGCACAGCGTCGATGTGCAAGCGATCGGTCTCGCCGACTACGGCAAGCCGGGCAATTATTTCGCGCGCCAGATCGGCCGCTGGAGCAAACAGTATGTTGCGTCCGAAACCGAACCGATCGACGCGATGCACCGGTTGATCGACTGGCTGCCACAGCATATGCCGGCCGACACGAGCGAGCGCGTGTCGGTCGTGCATGGCGACTACCGTCTCGACAATCTGATCTTCGTGCGCGACGAACCGCGCGTGCTCGCGGTGCTCGACTGGGAACTGTCCACGCTCGGCGATCCGCTTGCCGACTTCGCGTATCACTGCATGGCATGGCATGTCGATCCAGCGCAGTTCCGCGGTATCGCGGGGCTCGACTGGGCCGCGCTCGGCATCCCCGATGAAGCGCAGTACGTCGAACGCTATTGCAAGCGCACCGGCTTCGAGATTCGTGGCGACTGGAATTTCTATCTGGCGTACAACATGTTCCGCATCGCCGCGATCCTGCAAGGGATCATGAAACGCGTCGTCGATGGCACTGCGTCGAGCGCGCAGGCACTCGATGCCGGCCGCCGCGCAAAACCGATGGCCGAACTCGCGTGGCGCTACGCGCAAAAGGTCCGCTAG
- a CDS encoding histidine phosphatase family protein: MPAYQLPKRRRIFLMRHGDVTYFDDSGRAIDPETVPLNANGREQASAAGRVFAQQQVRFDRVIVSGLPRTVETARRVLAETGQQIEPEIEPAWQEIRGGKLGSIPATDIEAAFLGVFDGIVPEATRFLDGETIGQLFDRVLPAIAALREDTSWDTALLVLHGGVNRAILSHALTAGGRTFFGHLAQATGCINALDVGAAPRDWVLRMINYSPPSPLHRDVRNTTMEMLYAQFIQYQRS; this comes from the coding sequence ATGCCTGCCTACCAACTGCCGAAACGTCGCCGCATCTTTCTGATGCGCCATGGCGATGTCACCTACTTCGACGACTCCGGCCGCGCGATCGATCCCGAGACCGTCCCGCTGAATGCAAATGGCCGCGAGCAGGCGAGCGCCGCCGGCCGCGTGTTCGCCCAGCAGCAGGTGCGCTTCGATCGCGTGATCGTCAGCGGCTTGCCACGCACCGTCGAAACCGCGCGGCGCGTGCTCGCCGAAACGGGCCAGCAGATTGAACCGGAAATCGAGCCTGCATGGCAGGAAATTCGCGGCGGCAAGCTCGGCAGTATTCCGGCGACCGATATCGAGGCGGCGTTCCTCGGCGTGTTCGACGGCATCGTGCCGGAAGCCACGCGCTTTCTCGACGGCGAAACAATCGGCCAACTGTTCGATCGTGTGCTACCGGCCATCGCGGCGTTGCGCGAAGACACGTCATGGGACACCGCGCTTCTGGTGCTGCACGGCGGCGTGAATCGCGCGATTCTGTCGCACGCGCTGACTGCCGGCGGCCGCACGTTCTTCGGCCATCTGGCGCAGGCAACCGGCTGCATCAACGCGCTCGACGTCGGCGCCGCGCCGCGCGACTGGGTGTTGCGGATGATCAACTATTCACCACCGTCGCCGCTGCATCGCGACGTGCGCAACACCACGATGGAAATGCTCTACGCACAATTCATTCAATACCAGCGTAGCTAA
- a CDS encoding oxepin-CoA hydrolase, alternative type, which produces MSAQLLASRPASGESTLVLTLSNPGARNALHPDMYAAGIEAFDTVERDPSIRAVVITGADNFFCAGGNLNRLLENRAKDPSVQAESIDLLGQWISALRLSSKPVIAAVEGAAAGAGFSLALACDLIVAADNAKFAMSYARVGLTPDGGGSWFLAQVLPRQLTTEVLIEGKPIGATRLHELGVVNRLAKPGIALDGALAWADELGAISPNSVARIKGLIAAAGTQPLADHLIAERDNFVASLHHRDGLEGITAFLEKRAPIYK; this is translated from the coding sequence ATGAGCGCGCAACTGCTCGCCTCGCGCCCCGCCAGCGGCGAATCCACGCTAGTCCTCACGTTGTCGAATCCCGGCGCTCGCAATGCGCTGCACCCGGACATGTACGCAGCCGGCATCGAGGCCTTCGACACCGTCGAGCGCGATCCGTCGATCCGCGCGGTCGTGATCACCGGCGCGGACAACTTCTTCTGCGCGGGCGGCAATCTGAACCGGCTGCTCGAGAACCGCGCGAAAGATCCGTCCGTGCAGGCCGAAAGCATTGACTTGCTCGGTCAATGGATTTCGGCATTGCGGCTGTCGTCGAAGCCGGTGATCGCGGCCGTTGAAGGCGCGGCGGCCGGCGCGGGCTTTTCGCTTGCGCTCGCCTGCGATCTGATCGTCGCCGCGGACAACGCCAAATTCGCGATGTCGTATGCGCGCGTCGGTCTGACGCCCGACGGCGGCGGCTCGTGGTTCCTCGCGCAGGTGCTGCCGCGCCAGCTGACGACCGAAGTGTTGATCGAGGGCAAGCCGATCGGCGCAACGCGTCTGCATGAGCTTGGCGTCGTGAACCGGCTCGCCAAACCCGGCATCGCACTCGACGGTGCGCTCGCGTGGGCCGACGAGCTTGGCGCGATTTCGCCCAATTCGGTCGCGCGCATCAAGGGGCTGATCGCCGCGGCCGGTACGCAGCCGCTCGCGGACCACCTGATCGCGGAGCGCGACAACTTCGTCGCGTCGCTGCATCACCGCGACGGACTCGAAGGCATTACCGCGTTCCTCGAAAAGCGCGCGCCGATCTACAAATAA
- a CDS encoding 3-hydroxyacyl-CoA dehydrogenase — translation MNSRNFSIETIGIVGTGAMGRGIAQIAALAGLKVRLYDTNAAAVSAARDYLAETFAKLTAKGKLEQSRSLAALANVSSAQNISELVGCDLVVEAIVEKLDAKQALFRELETIVSGRCILASNTSSLSITAIAAGCTDPTRVVGYHFFNPVPLMKVVEVIDGLRSDPAAGDALMALARRMGHTPVRAKDMPGFIVNHAGRGMNTEGLRVAGEGVASFADIDRIMREQAGFRLGPFELLDLTALDVSHPVMESIYHQFYEEPRYTPSPITGTRLQGGLLGRKAGEGFYRYVDGKQQVPAEAPVPSALPPSVWVSKRYPQAYEAVVQLVSKAGVKLDDGATPAANSLLVVTPFGHDATTAAVDEALDASRVVAVDALFPLVGAQRRTLMTTPATTRDARDSAHALFAADGVPVTVIRDSTGFVAQRVVATIVNIGCDIAQKQIATPDDIDLAVTLGLGYPRGPLALGDALGAGTILTILRNMFSVLGDPRYRPSPWLARRAQLGLSLTQRDAIDVQSETQP, via the coding sequence ATGAACTCTCGCAATTTCAGCATCGAGACCATCGGCATTGTCGGCACCGGCGCAATGGGCCGCGGCATCGCGCAGATCGCCGCGCTTGCGGGACTGAAGGTGCGTCTGTACGACACCAATGCGGCCGCCGTCAGCGCCGCGCGCGACTATCTCGCGGAGACTTTCGCTAAATTGACGGCCAAAGGCAAGCTCGAACAGTCGCGCTCGCTTGCCGCGTTGGCGAATGTCAGCAGTGCGCAGAACATCAGCGAGCTGGTCGGCTGCGACCTGGTTGTCGAAGCGATCGTCGAAAAGCTCGACGCGAAGCAGGCGCTCTTTCGCGAACTCGAAACGATCGTGAGCGGCCGCTGCATTCTCGCTTCCAATACCTCTTCCCTGTCGATCACCGCGATTGCCGCGGGCTGCACCGATCCAACGCGCGTGGTCGGCTATCACTTTTTCAATCCGGTGCCGTTGATGAAGGTCGTCGAAGTGATCGACGGACTGCGCAGCGACCCCGCGGCCGGTGACGCACTGATGGCTCTCGCGCGCCGCATGGGCCACACGCCGGTGCGCGCGAAGGACATGCCCGGCTTCATCGTCAATCACGCGGGCCGCGGCATGAATACCGAGGGGTTGCGCGTGGCAGGCGAAGGCGTGGCGAGCTTTGCCGATATCGATCGGATCATGCGCGAACAAGCCGGTTTTCGGCTCGGCCCGTTCGAACTGCTGGATCTGACCGCGCTCGACGTGTCGCATCCGGTGATGGAGTCGATCTATCACCAGTTCTATGAAGAACCGCGTTACACGCCGTCGCCGATCACCGGCACGCGGCTGCAAGGCGGTCTGCTCGGCCGTAAAGCCGGCGAAGGCTTTTATCGCTACGTCGATGGCAAGCAGCAGGTTCCCGCCGAGGCGCCTGTGCCGAGCGCGTTGCCGCCGAGCGTGTGGGTCAGCAAACGCTATCCGCAGGCCTACGAAGCCGTCGTGCAACTCGTGAGCAAAGCGGGTGTGAAGCTCGACGACGGCGCGACGCCCGCCGCGAATTCATTGCTCGTCGTCACGCCGTTTGGTCATGACGCAACCACGGCCGCGGTCGACGAAGCGCTCGACGCGAGCCGCGTCGTTGCCGTCGATGCGCTGTTCCCTCTCGTCGGCGCGCAACGCCGCACGCTGATGACCACGCCGGCCACGACCCGTGACGCACGCGATAGCGCGCATGCGCTGTTTGCCGCCGATGGCGTGCCCGTCACCGTGATTCGCGATTCGACCGGCTTCGTCGCGCAACGCGTGGTCGCGACGATCGTCAACATCGGCTGCGACATCGCGCAAAAGCAAATCGCGACGCCGGACGATATCGACCTTGCCGTCACGCTTGGCCTCGGCTATCCGCGTGGGCCGCTCGCACTCGGCGATGCGCTCGGTGCCGGCACGATTCTGACGATCCTGCGCAATATGTTCAGCGTGCTCGGCGATCCGCGCTACCGTCCATCGCCATGGCTCGCGCGGCGTGCGCAACTCGGCCTTTCGCTGACCCAGCGCGATGCAATCGATGTTCAATCGGAGACCCAACCATGA
- a CDS encoding glutathione S-transferase family protein, translating to MIKLCGFALSNYYNKVKFVLLEYGIAFEEVVVKPSQDEAVLEHSPLGKVPYLQTEHGDLCESQCIVEYLAARFPEQRIFSADPWQAAKEREMIFFVDVHLELTVRNLYKEAFFGGTITDATKGRVEKLLTHHIAGFKRIAKFSPYLCGEQFSVADAAGYVSLPLVGMATQAIYGRDFLLDAGIDWKSYLKTVGARPAAQRVTEDRKAYVAASARPS from the coding sequence ATGATCAAGCTGTGCGGTTTTGCGCTGTCGAACTACTACAACAAGGTGAAATTCGTGCTGCTCGAATACGGTATCGCGTTCGAGGAGGTGGTCGTGAAGCCGAGCCAGGACGAGGCGGTGCTCGAACATTCGCCGCTTGGCAAAGTACCTTATCTGCAGACCGAGCATGGCGATCTGTGCGAATCGCAGTGCATCGTCGAATATCTCGCCGCGCGCTTTCCCGAGCAACGGATTTTCTCCGCCGATCCGTGGCAGGCAGCCAAGGAGCGCGAGATGATCTTTTTCGTCGACGTGCATCTCGAACTGACCGTGCGCAATCTGTACAAGGAAGCGTTTTTTGGCGGCACGATCACCGACGCGACGAAGGGGCGCGTCGAAAAACTGCTGACGCATCACATCGCCGGCTTCAAACGGATCGCGAAGTTTTCTCCGTATCTGTGCGGCGAGCAATTCAGTGTCGCGGACGCTGCCGGCTATGTGAGCCTGCCGCTCGTCGGCATGGCGACGCAAGCCATTTACGGCCGCGATTTTCTGCTTGATGCGGGGATCGACTGGAAGAGCTACCTGAAGACGGTCGGCGCGCGGCCGGCCGCGCAGCGCGTGACCGAGGATCGCAAGGCGTATGTCGCGGCGTCGGCGCGTCCGTCCTGA
- a CDS encoding pyridoxal phosphate-dependent aminotransferase yields the protein MNAPHDTPTSPTFPSRLPNVGTTIFTVMSALAAEKGAVNLGQGFPDFACDPRIVDAVANAMRDGHNQYPPMAGVMPLRQAISDKIANLYGRRYDATNEITVTAGATQALLTAILCTVHPGDEVIVVEPTYDSYLPSIELAGGKPVFVTLEAPDYAIPFDRLAAAITPKTRLIMINTPHNPTGTVWREQDMRKLEEIVRGTNVLILSDEVYEHMVYDGAPHESVARYPELAQRSFVVSSFGKTYHVTGWKVGYVAAPAALTAEFRKVHQFNVFTVNTPMQIGLAQYMLDPAPYLDLPAFYQKKRDFFRDGLANSRFRLLPCTGTYFQCVDYSAISDLPEAEFAQWLTGEIGVAAIPVSAFYHEPHESGVVRFCFAKQESTLATALTRLARL from the coding sequence ATGAATGCACCGCACGACACGCCCACGAGCCCCACGTTTCCGTCCCGCCTGCCGAATGTCGGCACGACGATTTTCACCGTGATGAGCGCGCTCGCCGCGGAAAAAGGCGCCGTGAACCTGGGCCAGGGCTTTCCCGACTTCGCCTGCGATCCACGCATCGTCGACGCGGTCGCGAACGCGATGCGCGACGGCCACAACCAATACCCGCCGATGGCCGGCGTGATGCCGCTGCGTCAGGCGATCTCGGACAAGATCGCCAACCTGTATGGCCGCCGCTACGACGCGACGAACGAAATCACCGTAACCGCAGGCGCCACGCAGGCGCTGCTGACCGCGATTCTCTGCACGGTACATCCGGGCGACGAAGTGATCGTGGTCGAGCCGACCTACGACAGCTACCTGCCGTCGATCGAACTGGCGGGCGGCAAGCCGGTGTTCGTCACGCTCGAAGCGCCTGACTATGCGATCCCGTTCGACCGGCTGGCCGCCGCGATCACGCCGAAGACGCGGCTCATCATGATCAACACGCCGCACAATCCGACCGGCACGGTCTGGCGCGAACAGGACATGCGCAAGCTCGAGGAGATCGTGCGCGGCACCAACGTGCTGATCCTGTCCGACGAGGTCTACGAGCACATGGTCTACGACGGCGCGCCGCATGAAAGCGTCGCGCGTTATCCGGAACTCGCGCAGCGCAGCTTCGTGGTGTCGAGCTTTGGCAAGACCTATCACGTGACGGGCTGGAAAGTCGGCTACGTCGCCGCGCCGGCCGCGCTCACCGCCGAGTTCCGCAAGGTGCATCAGTTCAACGTGTTTACCGTGAATACGCCGATGCAGATCGGCCTCGCGCAATACATGCTGGACCCGGCGCCCTATCTGGACCTGCCGGCGTTCTATCAGAAGAAGCGCGACTTTTTCCGTGACGGGCTCGCGAATTCGCGCTTCAGACTGTTGCCATGCACGGGCACGTATTTTCAATGCGTCGACTACTCGGCGATCAGCGATCTGCCCGAAGCCGAATTCGCACAGTGGCTGACCGGAGAGATCGGCGTCGCGGCCATTCCGGTCTCCGCGTTCTATCACGAGCCGCACGAATCAGGCGTGGTGCGCTTCTGCTTCGCGAAGCAGGAAAGCACGCTTGCCACCGCGCTCACGCGGCTCGCGCGGCTCTAG